A portion of the Desulfonatronum thiodismutans genome contains these proteins:
- a CDS encoding flavodoxin family protein has protein sequence MANGEREAVHPVDSMEEIAPYAVGDFTSPAIFSCSPRSGGNSDNAAEFFREGVRQAGGRGQLFYLRDYTVHPCLGCIRCEQDPRGECFLTARDQSSPLFQALLAAPMLFIAAPIYFYHLPSQFKAWIDRSQSYYLRWERGDPLLKKLPSRPAVVNLVAGRRQGERLFEGALLTLKYFLTTFNFTIQEHHAFRGIDASEDLRMHPQAGEELVAAGREAWTNLVKKNRA, from the coding sequence ATGGCCAATGGAGAAAGGGAGGCGGTTCATCCCGTCGACTCCATGGAGGAGATCGCGCCCTACGCCGTTGGCGACTTTACCTCCCCGGCGATTTTTTCATGCAGTCCGCGCAGCGGAGGCAACAGCGACAACGCCGCGGAGTTTTTTCGGGAGGGGGTGCGTCAGGCCGGTGGGCGCGGGCAATTGTTTTATCTTAGGGACTACACAGTTCATCCTTGTCTGGGCTGCATCCGCTGCGAACAGGATCCGCGGGGAGAGTGCTTTCTGACCGCCAGGGATCAAAGTTCGCCCCTGTTCCAGGCTTTGCTGGCCGCGCCGATGCTCTTCATCGCCGCGCCCATCTACTTCTACCACCTGCCCTCTCAGTTCAAGGCCTGGATTGATCGCAGCCAATCTTACTATCTACGCTGGGAACGGGGGGATCCGCTGCTTAAGAAGCTTCCTTCACGTCCGGCGGTGGTCAACCTGGTGGCCGGTCGGCGTCAGGGAGAACGATTGTTCGAAGGGGCGTTGCTGACGCTGAAATATTTTCTCACCACCTTCAATTTCACCATTCAGGAACACCATGCCTTTCGCGGCATTGATGCATCCGAGGATTTACGCATGCATCCCCAGGCTGGAGAGGAATTGGTTGCCGCGGGTCGGGAAGCATGGACGAATTTAGTCAAAAAGAATCGGGCCTGA
- a CDS encoding CheR family methyltransferase, whose protein sequence is MALSTPSTLNLRQSPPISAKEFAELRQYIYDLAGIDIPERRKYLLENRLGPRLSELGLRSYGEYTMLLRRGPNKDEELKYFFSKITTNETSFYRDLKQLDVFEKHVLKEVLEERSKSDGKDLHIWSAGCSSGEEPYTLGIMLHEALRMSIIGWKIRITANDLSPDMIARARDGLYGEHALRTTPKDIVDRYFSKEPSGYRVHPKVKKLVSLGLINLNDKLAVKRVPRSHIIFCRNVIIYFDDDMKQKVIAGFYDNLLPGGYLVLGHSETIHKHSRAFKPLIKPGGIVYRKEA, encoded by the coding sequence ATGGCTCTGAGCACACCAAGCACCTTGAATCTGCGGCAGTCGCCGCCGATCAGCGCCAAGGAGTTCGCTGAACTGCGCCAATATATCTATGATCTTGCCGGTATCGACATCCCGGAGCGGCGCAAATATCTCCTCGAAAATCGTCTTGGCCCGCGGCTTTCGGAACTGGGTCTGCGCAGTTACGGCGAATATACGATGCTCCTGCGGCGCGGGCCGAATAAGGACGAGGAGCTGAAATACTTTTTTTCCAAGATTACCACCAATGAAACCAGCTTTTATCGGGATCTCAAGCAACTGGACGTCTTTGAAAAGCATGTGCTCAAGGAAGTGCTGGAGGAGCGTAGCAAGTCAGACGGGAAGGATTTGCACATTTGGTCCGCCGGTTGCTCCTCCGGCGAAGAGCCCTATACCCTGGGAATCATGCTGCACGAGGCCCTGCGCATGTCCATCATCGGGTGGAAGATACGGATTACGGCCAATGACCTTTCCCCGGACATGATCGCCAGGGCCAGGGACGGCTTGTACGGCGAGCACGCCTTGCGGACCACGCCAAAGGACATCGTCGACCGGTATTTCTCCAAAGAGCCCAGCGGTTATAGAGTCCACCCCAAGGTGAAAAAGCTCGTCTCTCTGGGGCTGATCAATCTGAACGACAAGTTGGCCGTGAAGCGCGTGCCGCGGTCGCACATCATTTTCTGTCGCAACGTGATCATCTATTTTGACGACGACATGAAGCAAAAAGTCATCGCCGGTTTTTACGACAATTTGCTGCCAGGGGGATACCTTGTGCTTGGCCACTCCGAAACCATTCACAAGCATTCTCGCGCCTTCAAGCCCCTGATCAAGCCCGGGGGAATCGTGTACAGAAAGGAAGCGTGA
- a CDS encoding HDOD domain-containing protein, translating into MIRVCTEYLLPGMILAKKVPGVDGGILLESGTLLGDEQIGLLKKIGLSAAYVRLPVNMNFEAEVVRQAERHVRNFFIYVDPDHEALKSLFSIAVKRTAAAVASGWEMPCESALRAKNVEHLSDEFIKDVGNAAQIVRHEVGLASFPDIYFKIREVLDNPKSSARDIADVVNTDVGFSAKLLKLVNSPFFGFTATVDSVSRAVSLVGAQEISTLALGISTINYFKNIPPELMDMRTFWRHSLRCAVFAKLIAAKLKLPSERHFTAGLLHDVGRLIIFKNMAYASVEALLLARSDMVPLVEAENTVLDYNHADVGGVLLAEWGFPKALKDLIRHHHAPDVAASRKEAAIIQLADIMANVAEISSGGFYALPGMTQEDWNLLELDAHFLSKLMDMHDAHFEEITAVLL; encoded by the coding sequence GTGATCAGAGTCTGCACGGAATATCTCCTTCCCGGCATGATATTGGCGAAAAAAGTTCCGGGGGTGGACGGGGGTATCCTTCTGGAGTCCGGCACATTGCTCGGTGATGAGCAGATTGGCCTGCTCAAGAAAATCGGCCTCTCCGCCGCGTACGTACGTTTGCCCGTGAACATGAACTTCGAGGCCGAGGTCGTGCGTCAGGCGGAGCGTCATGTTCGAAATTTTTTCATATATGTCGATCCGGATCATGAAGCGCTGAAAAGCCTTTTTTCCATCGCCGTGAAACGTACGGCCGCTGCCGTGGCGAGCGGGTGGGAGATGCCTTGTGAAAGTGCGCTGCGGGCCAAGAACGTGGAGCACCTTTCCGACGAGTTCATCAAGGATGTGGGCAACGCCGCGCAAATCGTCCGCCATGAGGTCGGTCTGGCCTCGTTTCCAGATATCTATTTCAAGATTCGGGAAGTCCTGGACAATCCCAAAAGTTCGGCTCGGGACATCGCCGACGTGGTGAACACGGACGTAGGATTTTCAGCCAAGCTGCTCAAGCTGGTGAATAGTCCTTTTTTCGGGTTCACCGCCACCGTTGATTCCGTTTCCCGTGCGGTCTCCCTGGTCGGGGCTCAGGAAATTTCCACCCTGGCCTTGGGCATCTCGACCATCAACTATTTCAAGAACATTCCCCCTGAGTTGATGGACATGCGTACGTTTTGGCGACACTCCCTGCGTTGCGCCGTGTTCGCCAAACTGATCGCGGCCAAATTGAAGCTGCCTTCCGAGCGCCATTTCACCGCCGGGTTGCTGCACGATGTCGGTCGGTTGATCATTTTCAAAAACATGGCCTACGCGTCGGTTGAAGCGTTGCTTCTGGCTCGAAGCGACATGGTTCCCCTGGTGGAGGCCGAAAACACCGTTTTGGACTATAACCATGCCGACGTGGGGGGGGTGTTGCTGGCCGAGTGGGGTTTTCCAAAAGCCTTGAAGGATCTCATCCGCCACCATCATGCCCCGGACGTGGCCGCATCCAGGAAAGAGGCCGCGATTATTCAGCTCGCTGACATCATGGCCAATGTCGCGGAAATATCCTCCGGCGGTTTCTATGCATTGCCCGGAATGACGCAGGAAGATTGGAACCTCCTGGAGCTGGACGCGCACTTTTTGTCCAAGCTGATGGACATGCATGACGCCCACTTCGAGGAAATCACGGCCGTGCTGCTTTAG
- a CDS encoding ComF family protein codes for MDEFSQKESGLSPLRHVVSLCRDVAAGFFRSGFPALKRRCPVCGVLADVDAPGGSGACGDDSSDGLGTCAVCRAELPQRTGGFCLRCGLIFRVSSGPATICLDCRVTPPPWEDAFFYGAYEGRLKALVLRFKFQAQLGLGEVLHGLLRRSLEYRDVSGHDLIVPVPLHPRRLRRRGFNQSLELARGLARGKFGGRYGRLEPQVLVRVRDTPPQHTLPRAVRMRNLAGAFQGDPYLARGRSVLLVDDILTTGATVRAATKELKRCGATRVDLIVLARA; via the coding sequence ATGGACGAATTTAGTCAAAAAGAATCGGGCCTGAGTCCGCTTCGGCATGTCGTGAGCCTGTGTCGTGACGTTGCCGCGGGCTTTTTCCGATCCGGCTTTCCAGCGCTGAAGCGGCGGTGTCCGGTTTGCGGAGTTCTTGCGGACGTGGATGCTCCAGGAGGGAGCGGAGCTTGCGGCGACGATTCGAGTGATGGGCTCGGTACATGCGCCGTCTGCCGAGCGGAACTCCCGCAACGGACCGGGGGATTTTGTCTTCGTTGCGGTCTGATCTTTCGTGTTTCTTCGGGGCCCGCGACGATTTGCCTGGATTGCCGGGTCACCCCGCCGCCCTGGGAGGATGCCTTTTTTTATGGGGCGTACGAAGGACGCCTCAAGGCTCTGGTGTTGCGTTTCAAGTTTCAGGCCCAGCTTGGGCTGGGCGAGGTGTTGCATGGCTTGCTTCGCCGCTCGCTGGAATATCGCGACGTCTCCGGCCATGACCTGATCGTTCCCGTACCGTTGCACCCTCGACGACTGCGAAGGCGTGGATTCAATCAGAGCCTGGAATTGGCCCGTGGCTTAGCCCGCGGTAAGTTCGGAGGCCGGTACGGACGGTTGGAACCCCAGGTCTTGGTTCGGGTGCGCGATACGCCGCCCCAGCATACCCTGCCCAGGGCCGTACGCATGCGCAACCTAGCCGGGGCTTTTCAGGGCGATCCATACCTGGCCCGGGGCCGATCCGTGCTGTTGGTGGACGACATCCTGACCACCGGAGCCACGGTCCGAGCCGCGACCAAAGAGTTGAAGCGGTGTGGAGCGACGCGCGTCGACCTGATTGTTCTAGCCAGAGCCTGA
- the rplU gene encoding 50S ribosomal protein L21: MKYAIVESGGKQYRMEEGASLKVDRIHAEPGAEVFLDKVLLVGDGDEAAAGQPYVPEAKVACEVLEHGRDKKIIVFRFWRRKDSRKKQGHRQEFTRIMVKSIQA; the protein is encoded by the coding sequence ATGAAATATGCAATCGTGGAGTCAGGCGGGAAACAATACCGCATGGAAGAGGGAGCGAGCCTCAAGGTCGACAGAATTCACGCCGAACCCGGCGCGGAAGTCTTCCTGGACAAGGTTTTGCTTGTTGGCGACGGCGATGAAGCCGCCGCCGGACAACCGTACGTGCCGGAAGCCAAGGTGGCCTGTGAGGTCCTGGAGCACGGGCGGGACAAGAAAATCATCGTGTTTCGGTTCTGGCGACGCAAGGATTCCCGCAAAAAACAGGGGCATCGTCAGGAATTCACCCGAATCATGGTCAAATCTATTCAGGCCTAG
- a CDS encoding MBL fold metallo-hydrolase, producing MTSVHTFPLGPLQTNCYLVINGNEALVVDPGGAPDAVLNFAASKNLQIRLILNTHLHFDHLYGNQALHLATKAPIRVPEKDIPLLASGIGGGNYMGMPKVETFAYEPINEGELSLIGLECKVLATPGHSPGSLSFYFPELGAVFVGDVLFAGSIGRTDFFGGDLETLLGAVRSRLFTLPPETAVYPGHGPATSIQEEQRTNPFFEE from the coding sequence ATGACTTCAGTGCATACCTTTCCCCTGGGTCCCCTGCAAACCAACTGCTACCTCGTGATCAACGGCAATGAGGCCCTGGTCGTCGATCCGGGCGGGGCCCCGGACGCGGTTCTGAATTTCGCGGCGTCCAAGAATTTGCAGATCCGGCTGATTCTGAACACCCATCTCCATTTCGACCATCTCTACGGGAACCAGGCGCTGCACTTGGCCACCAAAGCTCCCATTCGCGTCCCTGAAAAGGACATCCCTTTACTGGCCAGCGGAATAGGCGGCGGCAACTACATGGGGATGCCCAAGGTGGAGACCTTTGCGTACGAGCCCATCAACGAGGGAGAGTTGTCCCTGATCGGGCTGGAATGCAAGGTGTTGGCCACTCCCGGGCATAGCCCGGGCAGCCTGTCCTTTTATTTCCCGGAACTGGGCGCGGTGTTCGTGGGCGACGTGCTTTTCGCCGGGTCCATCGGACGGACGGATTTTTTCGGTGGCGACCTGGAGACGTTGCTTGGCGCGGTCCGCTCCCGGCTGTTCACCTTGCCGCCGGAGACGGCGGTTTATCCCGGGCACGGTCCAGCCACGAGCATCCAGGAAGAACAGCGAACCAACCCGTTTTTTGAGGAGTAG
- a CDS encoding nitroreductase family protein: MSAEHAEMSVFQALLGRRSVRKFTDRPVDVKDLRRILEAGRWAPSGLNNQPWRFLVVRAGDPRQAALAGLTKYGHIVREAQALIVVFLYKPAMYHEGKDNQAAGACIQNLLLAVHGLGLGGVWLGEIINQEDQVMEALQLGTEEYRLMAVIALGHPAQPSSRLDAAAGSSRRPLEELLLEAL, from the coding sequence ATGTCCGCTGAACATGCCGAAATGAGCGTTTTTCAGGCCCTGCTGGGGCGGCGCAGCGTGCGAAAATTTACGGATCGGCCCGTGGATGTCAAGGATCTTCGACGGATTCTGGAGGCCGGACGCTGGGCGCCCAGCGGGTTGAACAACCAGCCCTGGCGCTTTTTGGTCGTCCGAGCCGGAGATCCCCGGCAAGCGGCGTTGGCCGGATTGACGAAGTACGGCCACATCGTCCGCGAGGCCCAAGCCTTGATCGTCGTATTCCTGTACAAGCCTGCCATGTATCATGAAGGCAAGGATAATCAGGCAGCCGGGGCCTGTATTCAGAACCTGCTCCTGGCCGTTCACGGTCTGGGGCTGGGCGGGGTCTGGCTGGGCGAAATCATCAATCAGGAAGATCAAGTCATGGAGGCGCTCCAACTAGGCACCGAGGAGTACCGGCTGATGGCCGTGATCGCCCTGGGCCATCCGGCTCAGCCGTCCTCGCGGCTTGACGCCGCCGCTGGCTCCTCGCGGCGTCCCTTGGAAGAACTTCTTTTGGAGGCTTTGTAA
- the rpmA gene encoding 50S ribosomal protein L27, whose protein sequence is MAHKKAGGSSRNGRDSAGQRRGVKRFGGQQVLAGNILVRQLGTKFHPGKNVGMGRDYTLFALTDGVVQFERYTRQRKVKTRINIVPAS, encoded by the coding sequence ATGGCACATAAAAAGGCTGGAGGAAGCTCCAGAAACGGTCGCGACAGCGCGGGTCAGCGTCGAGGTGTGAAACGCTTCGGCGGCCAGCAGGTATTGGCCGGCAATATCCTCGTCCGCCAGTTGGGGACCAAATTTCATCCCGGTAAGAACGTCGGCATGGGGCGGGATTACACCCTGTTTGCGTTGACCGACGGCGTGGTTCAGTTCGAGCGCTACACCCGGCAACGCAAGGTCAAGACCAGGATCAACATCGTTCCCGCGAGTTAG